In Bacillota bacterium, one genomic interval encodes:
- the trpS gene encoding tryptophan--tRNA ligase, which yields MSRGRILSGMRPTGKLHIGHLSVLENWIKLQNEYDCFFCVADWHALTTSFDESGNINANTREMVIDWLASGIDPDKAVVFVQSDVPQHAELHLLFSMITPLGWLERVPTYKDQIRQHHQKGKDIMNYGFLGYPVLQAADILVYRADTVPVGEDQLPHLELCREIGRRFNHLYKPVFPEPQAKLAQVALLPGVDGRKMSKSYANDLTISADPEELRKKVNAMVTDPGRIRKTDPGNPEICVVHKYHGIYTAPELSTIEEDCRQGNIGCAACKKILAGKLDETTSPIRERRQRIVQDPGYVDDVLREGARKAREEAQLTMDMAREAVFGA from the coding sequence ATGAGTCGTGGTAGAATTCTTAGCGGTATGCGCCCGACAGGCAAGCTGCACATTGGTCACTTGAGCGTCCTGGAGAACTGGATCAAACTACAAAATGAATATGACTGCTTCTTCTGCGTTGCTGACTGGCATGCTTTAACCACATCTTTCGATGAATCAGGTAACATAAACGCCAACACAAGGGAAATGGTTATAGATTGGCTGGCCAGCGGCATAGATCCTGACAAAGCCGTAGTGTTTGTTCAATCTGATGTACCTCAGCACGCGGAACTGCATCTGCTTTTTTCCATGATCACCCCGCTGGGCTGGCTGGAAAGAGTCCCTACTTATAAAGACCAGATTAGACAGCATCACCAAAAGGGCAAGGATATAATGAATTATGGTTTCCTTGGTTATCCTGTTCTTCAGGCGGCAGACATTTTAGTCTACAGGGCAGACACCGTTCCTGTGGGTGAAGATCAATTGCCGCACCTGGAATTATGCCGGGAAATTGGCAGGCGATTTAATCACCTGTACAAGCCTGTTTTCCCGGAACCCCAGGCTAAGCTGGCACAGGTTGCATTGCTCCCCGGCGTAGACGGGCGCAAAATGAGTAAAAGCTACGCCAATGACCTTACCATTTCGGCAGACCCGGAGGAATTAAGAAAGAAAGTAAACGCCATGGTTACAGATCCCGGCCGCATACGGAAGACAGATCCAGGCAACCCGGAGATATGCGTAGTGCATAAGTATCATGGCATATATACTGCGCCGGAACTGTCCACCATAGAAGAGGACTGCCGCCAGGGCAATATAGGCTGTGCGGCCTGCAAAAAAATACTGGCCGGCAAGCTTGACGAAACCACAAGTCCCATTCGTGAACGCCGGCAGCGCATTGTACAAGATCCAGGCTATGTGGACGATGTGTTGCGCGAAGGAGCACGTAAAGCCAGAGAAGAAGCTCAGCTCACCATGGACATGGCCCGGGAGGCTGTCTTCGGTGCCTAA
- a CDS encoding site-2 protease family protein, whose translation MFDFDLRQTLLLLPGILIGLTFHEFAHGWVAYRLGDNTAKHQGRLTLNPIPHLDPIGFIMLIFFHFGWAKPVPVNPYNLKTDAKQGMLYVSLAGPVTNLLLAIVLAVLLRLGIFSFMPEVYQMAVWAVYINIILAVFNLLPVPPLDGSKILAGILPGNTPWLHHLESYGIIILLLLLFTGIIGHILGFVINPIAGLLLP comes from the coding sequence ATGTTTGATTTTGATTTGCGGCAGACACTACTGCTGCTGCCGGGAATACTTATTGGGCTCACATTCCACGAATTTGCCCATGGCTGGGTGGCTTACCGGTTAGGAGACAATACGGCCAAACACCAGGGAAGATTAACACTCAACCCCATTCCACACCTTGATCCTATAGGGTTTATAATGTTAATATTTTTTCATTTTGGGTGGGCTAAGCCCGTACCGGTTAACCCCTATAATTTAAAGACGGATGCCAAACAGGGAATGCTTTACGTCTCTTTGGCAGGGCCGGTCACTAATTTATTGTTGGCCATAGTGCTGGCAGTACTCCTTCGGCTGGGCATTTTTAGTTTCATGCCTGAGGTTTACCAAATGGCGGTGTGGGCAGTTTATATAAATATTATATTGGCTGTTTTTAACCTATTACCCGTCCCTCCTTTGGACGGCTCCAAAATTTTAGCTGGAATTCTACCGGGGAACACTCCCTGGTTGCATCACTTAGAGTCATATGGAATTATCATTTTACTCTTGCTGTTATTTACAGGTATTATCGGTCACATATTAGGTTTTGTCATCAACCCCATTGCCGGTTTGTTATTGCCTTAA